A single region of the Syngnathus acus chromosome 6, fSynAcu1.2, whole genome shotgun sequence genome encodes:
- the hal gene encoding histidine ammonia-lyase isoform X1 translates to MPRFTVHVRDEWLTVPCRDSSSTIRWLGHEALKRYTKNKPDNGGLPALKDAHLVVRRCQGLGLLDADDTIDDVLEDNDFVELAIEGDTMCPDFIPCAPGVSHLTAAYREPEDSICLDGNSLTSTDLVNLGRGLYKITLAPEAERKVVQSRELLDTIVKENKVVYGITTGFGKFARTVIPVSKLKELQENLVRSHSAGVGNPLSPERTRMLLALRINVLAKGHSGISLETLHAMIQAFNASCLSFVPEKGTVGASGDLAPLAHLALGLMGEGKMWSPKSGWADAKYVLEAHGLKPISLKPKEGLALINGTQMITSLGAEAVERAQAVARQADIIAALTLEVLKGTTKAFDSDIHSLRPHPGQTEVALRFRSLLDSDHHPSEIAESHRFCDRVQDAYTMRCCPQVHGIANDTIQFVLNIINTEINSATDNPMVFAERGETISGGNFHGEYPAKALDFLAIGIHELASISERRIERLCNPSLSELPAFLVNEGGLNSGFMIAHCTAAALVSENKSLCHPSSVDSLSTSAATEDHVSMGGWAARKALRVVEHVEQVLAIELLAACQGIEFLRPLRTTTPLEKVYDLVRSVVKPWIKDRFMSPDIEAVHRLLLDQKASAPLPASVRPSVDLFCQILAGVDRGQALHRQISDGVHPGIPSRLSDRLLAGVASVAQEALSPRMKGANHWLIIEP, encoded by the exons ATGCCTCGCTTCACCGTCCACGTCCGAGATGAGTGGCTGACGGTGCCGTGCCGGGACAGCTCGTCCACCATCCGCTGGCTCGGCCACGAAGCTCTCAAGCGCTACACCAAGAACAAGCCGGACAACGGCGGCCTCCCGGCGCTCAAGGACGCCCACTTGGTGGTGCGCAGGTGCCAGGGGCTCGGCCTGCTCGACGCCGACGACACCATCGACGACGTCCTGGAGGATAATGACTTCGTCGAGCTGG CCATCGAAGGCGACACCATGTGTCCCGACTTCATCCCGTGCGCGCCCGGAGTTTCCCATCT CACAGCGGCTTACCGAGAACCTGAAGAT TCTATTTGCCTGGATGGCAACAGCCTGACCTCGACCGACTTGGTCAACTTGGGCAGAGGCCTCTACAAGATAACG CTGGCCCCGGAGGCCGAGAGGAAAGTTGTGCAATCCCGAGAGCTTTTGGACACCATCgtcaaggaaaacaaag TCGTTTACGGGATCACCACCGGTTTTGGCAAGTTTGCTCGAACCGTCATTCCTGTCAGCAAACTCAA GGAGCTGCAGGAGAACCTGGTGCGCTCGCACTCAGCAG gggtgggcaaccCGCTGAGCCcggagaggacccgcatgctgCTGGCTCTGAGGATCAACGTTCTGGCCAAAGGCCACAGCGGCATCTCTCTGGAGACGCTTCACGCCATGATCCAGGCCTTCAACG CTTCCTGCCTCTCCTTCGTCCCCGAGAAGGGCACGGTGGGCGCCAGCGGAGACCTGGCGCCGCTCGCTCACTTGGCCCTGGGGCTGATGGGCGAGGGCAAAATGTGGTCCCCCAAGAGCGGTTGGGCCGACGCCAAATAC GTCCTGGAGGCCCACGGGCTAAAGCCAATATCGCTCAAGCCCAAAGAG GGCCTGGCTCTGATCAACGGCACCCAGATGATCACCTCGCTCGGTGCGGAGGCCGTGGAGCGGGCCCAGGCCGTGGCCCGCCAGGCCGACATCATCGCCGCGCTCACCTTGGAGGTGCTGAAGGGAACCACCAAGGCCTTTGACAGCG ACATTCACTCGCTGAGGCCCCACCCGGGACAAACGGAGGTGGCCCTGCGCTTCCGCTCGCTGCTGGACTCTGATCATCATCCGTCCGAGATTGCCG AGAGCCACCGCTTCTGCGACAGAGTCCAGGACGCTTACACCATGCGTTGCTGTCCTCAG GTCCACGGCATTGCCAACGACACCATCCAGTTTGTCTTGAACATCATCAACACCGAAATCAACAGCGCCACGGACAACCCC ATGGTGTTTGCCGAAAGAGGGGAGACCATCTCGGGCGGCAACTTCCACGGCGAGTACCCGGCCAAG GCTCTGGACTTTCTGGCCATCGGGATCCACGAGCTGGCCTCCATCAGCGAGAGGAGGATCGAGAGGTTGTGCAACCCGTCGCTGAGCGAGCTGCCGGCCTTCCTGGTCAACGAAGGGGGGCTCAACTCGGGCTTCATGATCGCGCATTGCACGGCTGCCGCTTTGG TTTCAGAGAATAAATCTTTGTGCCATCCTTCCTCTGTGGACTCCTTGTCCACTAGCGCCGCCACGGAGGACCACGTCTCCATGGGGGGCTGGGCAGCCCGCAAGGCCCTGAGGGTGGTAGAGCACGTGGAGCAAG TTCTGGCCATTGAGCTGTTGGCGGCCTGCCAGGGCATCGAGTTCCTCCGCCCGCTGCGCACCACCACGCCGCTGGAAAAGGTCTACGACCTGGTGCGCAGCGTGGTCAA GCCCTGGATTAAGGACCGATTCATGTCCCCGGACATCGAGGCCGTGCATCGTCTCCTGCTGGACCAGAAGGCGAGTGCGCCGTTGCCGGC gtctgtccgtccgtccgttgACCTCTTTTGTCAAATCCTGGCAGGTGTGGACCGTGGCCAAGCCTTACATCGACAAATATCAGACGGAGTACATCCCGGAATCCCGTCCCGTCTCTCCGACCGCCTTCTCGCTGGAGTCGCCTCCGTCGCCCAGGAAGCGCTGTCGCCACGAATGAAGGGCGCCAACCACTGGCTCATAATTGAGCCTTAA
- the hal gene encoding histidine ammonia-lyase isoform X3 translates to MPRFTVHVRDEWLTVPCRDSSSTIRWLGHEALKRYTKNKPDNGGLPALKDAHLVVRRCQGLGLLDADDTIDDVLEDNDFVELAIEGDTMCPDFIPCAPGVSHLTAAYREPEDSICLDGNSLTSTDLVNLGRGLYKITLAPEAERKVVQSRELLDTIVKENKVVYGITTGFGKFARTVIPVSKLKELQENLVRSHSAGVGNPLSPERTRMLLALRINVLAKGHSGISLETLHAMIQAFNASCLSFVPEKGTVGASGDLAPLAHLALGLMGEGKMWSPKSGWADAKYVLEAHGLKPISLKPKEGLALINGTQMITSLGAEAVERAQAVARQADIIAALTLEVLKGTTKAFDSDIHSLRPHPGQTEVALRFRSLLDSDHHPSEIAESHRFCDRVQDAYTMRCCPQVHGIANDTIQFVLNIINTEINSATDNPMVFAERGETISGGNFHGEYPAKALDFLAIGIHELASISERRIERLCNPSLSELPAFLVNEGGLNSGFMIAHCTAAALVSENKSLCHPSSVDSLSTSAATEDHVSMGGWAARKALRVVEHVEQVLAIELLAACQGIEFLRPLRTTTPLEKVYDLVRSVVKPWIKDRFMSPDIEAVHRLLLDQKVWTVAKPYIDKYQTEYIPESRPVSPTAFSLESPPSPRKRCRHE, encoded by the exons ATGCCTCGCTTCACCGTCCACGTCCGAGATGAGTGGCTGACGGTGCCGTGCCGGGACAGCTCGTCCACCATCCGCTGGCTCGGCCACGAAGCTCTCAAGCGCTACACCAAGAACAAGCCGGACAACGGCGGCCTCCCGGCGCTCAAGGACGCCCACTTGGTGGTGCGCAGGTGCCAGGGGCTCGGCCTGCTCGACGCCGACGACACCATCGACGACGTCCTGGAGGATAATGACTTCGTCGAGCTGG CCATCGAAGGCGACACCATGTGTCCCGACTTCATCCCGTGCGCGCCCGGAGTTTCCCATCT CACAGCGGCTTACCGAGAACCTGAAGAT TCTATTTGCCTGGATGGCAACAGCCTGACCTCGACCGACTTGGTCAACTTGGGCAGAGGCCTCTACAAGATAACG CTGGCCCCGGAGGCCGAGAGGAAAGTTGTGCAATCCCGAGAGCTTTTGGACACCATCgtcaaggaaaacaaag TCGTTTACGGGATCACCACCGGTTTTGGCAAGTTTGCTCGAACCGTCATTCCTGTCAGCAAACTCAA GGAGCTGCAGGAGAACCTGGTGCGCTCGCACTCAGCAG gggtgggcaaccCGCTGAGCCcggagaggacccgcatgctgCTGGCTCTGAGGATCAACGTTCTGGCCAAAGGCCACAGCGGCATCTCTCTGGAGACGCTTCACGCCATGATCCAGGCCTTCAACG CTTCCTGCCTCTCCTTCGTCCCCGAGAAGGGCACGGTGGGCGCCAGCGGAGACCTGGCGCCGCTCGCTCACTTGGCCCTGGGGCTGATGGGCGAGGGCAAAATGTGGTCCCCCAAGAGCGGTTGGGCCGACGCCAAATAC GTCCTGGAGGCCCACGGGCTAAAGCCAATATCGCTCAAGCCCAAAGAG GGCCTGGCTCTGATCAACGGCACCCAGATGATCACCTCGCTCGGTGCGGAGGCCGTGGAGCGGGCCCAGGCCGTGGCCCGCCAGGCCGACATCATCGCCGCGCTCACCTTGGAGGTGCTGAAGGGAACCACCAAGGCCTTTGACAGCG ACATTCACTCGCTGAGGCCCCACCCGGGACAAACGGAGGTGGCCCTGCGCTTCCGCTCGCTGCTGGACTCTGATCATCATCCGTCCGAGATTGCCG AGAGCCACCGCTTCTGCGACAGAGTCCAGGACGCTTACACCATGCGTTGCTGTCCTCAG GTCCACGGCATTGCCAACGACACCATCCAGTTTGTCTTGAACATCATCAACACCGAAATCAACAGCGCCACGGACAACCCC ATGGTGTTTGCCGAAAGAGGGGAGACCATCTCGGGCGGCAACTTCCACGGCGAGTACCCGGCCAAG GCTCTGGACTTTCTGGCCATCGGGATCCACGAGCTGGCCTCCATCAGCGAGAGGAGGATCGAGAGGTTGTGCAACCCGTCGCTGAGCGAGCTGCCGGCCTTCCTGGTCAACGAAGGGGGGCTCAACTCGGGCTTCATGATCGCGCATTGCACGGCTGCCGCTTTGG TTTCAGAGAATAAATCTTTGTGCCATCCTTCCTCTGTGGACTCCTTGTCCACTAGCGCCGCCACGGAGGACCACGTCTCCATGGGGGGCTGGGCAGCCCGCAAGGCCCTGAGGGTGGTAGAGCACGTGGAGCAAG TTCTGGCCATTGAGCTGTTGGCGGCCTGCCAGGGCATCGAGTTCCTCCGCCCGCTGCGCACCACCACGCCGCTGGAAAAGGTCTACGACCTGGTGCGCAGCGTGGTCAA GCCCTGGATTAAGGACCGATTCATGTCCCCGGACATCGAGGCCGTGCATCGTCTCCTGCTGGACCAGAAG GTGTGGACCGTGGCCAAGCCTTACATCGACAAATATCAGACGGAGTACATCCCGGAATCCCGTCCCGTCTCTCCGACCGCCTTCTCGCTGGAGTCGCCTCCGTCGCCCAGGAAGCGCTGTCGCCACGAATGA
- the hal gene encoding histidine ammonia-lyase isoform X2, producing the protein MPRFTVHVRDEWLTVPCRDSSSTIRWLGHEALKRYTKNKPDNGGLPALKDAHLVVRRCQGLGLLDADDTIDDVLEDNDFVELAIEGDTMCPDFIPCAPGVSHLTAAYREPEDSICLDGNSLTSTDLVNLGRGLYKITLAPEAERKVVQSRELLDTIVKENKVVYGITTGFGKFARTVIPVSKLKELQENLVRSHSAGVGNPLSPERTRMLLALRINVLAKGHSGISLETLHAMIQAFNASCLSFVPEKGTVGASGDLAPLAHLALGLMGEGKMWSPKSGWADAKYVLEAHGLKPISLKPKEGLALINGTQMITSLGAEAVERAQAVARQADIIAALTLEVLKGTTKAFDSGETAPACLSRLPARVSRWVVCADIHSLRPHPGQTEVALRFRSLLDSDHHPSEIAESHRFCDRVQDAYTMRCCPQVHGIANDTIQFVLNIINTEINSATDNPMVFAERGETISGGNFHGEYPAKALDFLAIGIHELASISERRIERLCNPSLSELPAFLVNEGGLNSGFMIAHCTAAALVSENKSLCHPSSVDSLSTSAATEDHVSMGGWAARKALRVVEHVEQVLAIELLAACQGIEFLRPLRTTTPLEKVYDLVRSVVKPWIKDRFMSPDIEAVHRLLLDQKVWTVAKPYIDKYQTEYIPESRPVSPTAFSLESPPSPRKRCRHE; encoded by the exons ATGCCTCGCTTCACCGTCCACGTCCGAGATGAGTGGCTGACGGTGCCGTGCCGGGACAGCTCGTCCACCATCCGCTGGCTCGGCCACGAAGCTCTCAAGCGCTACACCAAGAACAAGCCGGACAACGGCGGCCTCCCGGCGCTCAAGGACGCCCACTTGGTGGTGCGCAGGTGCCAGGGGCTCGGCCTGCTCGACGCCGACGACACCATCGACGACGTCCTGGAGGATAATGACTTCGTCGAGCTGG CCATCGAAGGCGACACCATGTGTCCCGACTTCATCCCGTGCGCGCCCGGAGTTTCCCATCT CACAGCGGCTTACCGAGAACCTGAAGAT TCTATTTGCCTGGATGGCAACAGCCTGACCTCGACCGACTTGGTCAACTTGGGCAGAGGCCTCTACAAGATAACG CTGGCCCCGGAGGCCGAGAGGAAAGTTGTGCAATCCCGAGAGCTTTTGGACACCATCgtcaaggaaaacaaag TCGTTTACGGGATCACCACCGGTTTTGGCAAGTTTGCTCGAACCGTCATTCCTGTCAGCAAACTCAA GGAGCTGCAGGAGAACCTGGTGCGCTCGCACTCAGCAG gggtgggcaaccCGCTGAGCCcggagaggacccgcatgctgCTGGCTCTGAGGATCAACGTTCTGGCCAAAGGCCACAGCGGCATCTCTCTGGAGACGCTTCACGCCATGATCCAGGCCTTCAACG CTTCCTGCCTCTCCTTCGTCCCCGAGAAGGGCACGGTGGGCGCCAGCGGAGACCTGGCGCCGCTCGCTCACTTGGCCCTGGGGCTGATGGGCGAGGGCAAAATGTGGTCCCCCAAGAGCGGTTGGGCCGACGCCAAATAC GTCCTGGAGGCCCACGGGCTAAAGCCAATATCGCTCAAGCCCAAAGAG GGCCTGGCTCTGATCAACGGCACCCAGATGATCACCTCGCTCGGTGCGGAGGCCGTGGAGCGGGCCCAGGCCGTGGCCCGCCAGGCCGACATCATCGCCGCGCTCACCTTGGAGGTGCTGAAGGGAACCACCAAGGCCTTTGACAGCGGTGAGACAgcgcccgcct gcctcagCAGGTTGCCCGCCCGAGTGTCAAGGTGGGTTGTTTGCGCAGACATTCACTCGCTGAGGCCCCACCCGGGACAAACGGAGGTGGCCCTGCGCTTCCGCTCGCTGCTGGACTCTGATCATCATCCGTCCGAGATTGCCG AGAGCCACCGCTTCTGCGACAGAGTCCAGGACGCTTACACCATGCGTTGCTGTCCTCAG GTCCACGGCATTGCCAACGACACCATCCAGTTTGTCTTGAACATCATCAACACCGAAATCAACAGCGCCACGGACAACCCC ATGGTGTTTGCCGAAAGAGGGGAGACCATCTCGGGCGGCAACTTCCACGGCGAGTACCCGGCCAAG GCTCTGGACTTTCTGGCCATCGGGATCCACGAGCTGGCCTCCATCAGCGAGAGGAGGATCGAGAGGTTGTGCAACCCGTCGCTGAGCGAGCTGCCGGCCTTCCTGGTCAACGAAGGGGGGCTCAACTCGGGCTTCATGATCGCGCATTGCACGGCTGCCGCTTTGG TTTCAGAGAATAAATCTTTGTGCCATCCTTCCTCTGTGGACTCCTTGTCCACTAGCGCCGCCACGGAGGACCACGTCTCCATGGGGGGCTGGGCAGCCCGCAAGGCCCTGAGGGTGGTAGAGCACGTGGAGCAAG TTCTGGCCATTGAGCTGTTGGCGGCCTGCCAGGGCATCGAGTTCCTCCGCCCGCTGCGCACCACCACGCCGCTGGAAAAGGTCTACGACCTGGTGCGCAGCGTGGTCAA GCCCTGGATTAAGGACCGATTCATGTCCCCGGACATCGAGGCCGTGCATCGTCTCCTGCTGGACCAGAAG GTGTGGACCGTGGCCAAGCCTTACATCGACAAATATCAGACGGAGTACATCCCGGAATCCCGTCCCGTCTCTCCGACCGCCTTCTCGCTGGAGTCGCCTCCGTCGCCCAGGAAGCGCTGTCGCCACGAATGA
- the LOC119124196 gene encoding ETS domain-containing protein Elk-3-like: protein MDSAITLWQFLLQLLLDQSHKHLICWTSADGEFKLLKSEEVAKLWGLRKNKTNMNYDKLSRALRYYYDKNIIKKVIGQKFVYKFVSFPEILKMDPQMVEMGLASGRLPPREGQPADVDEEEEEVEDEADECRRRARAAAAAAAALGSRNDYLRSGLYSSFSVASLRHRPELLRALRHQPRSVIRFGANAEAYVSAAASPGREREDEEERDLSEASAQPLNLSSGRRERGLPPPPPPPEKRAGGGGSSASSSSSCSEGDGPPAKSKKPKALDISAPSLLLAASDIGSIALNSPALPSGSLTPAFFTAQTPSGLLLAHSPLLSGIHFWSSLSPVAPLSPARLQGHGSLFQFPSLINGHMPLSLPSLEGTPSSSPPSTRKS from the exons atgGACAGCGCCATCACCCTGTGGCAGTtcctgctgcagctgctgctggaccAGAGCCACAAGCACCTGATCTGCTGGACGTCGGCCGACGGCGAGTTCAAGCTGCTCAAGTCCGAGGAGGTGGCCAAGCTGTGGGGGCTGCGCAAGAACAAGACCAACATGAACTACGACAAGCTCAGCCGCGCCCTGCGCTACTACTACGACAAG AACATCATCAAGAAGGTGATCGGCCAGAAGTTTGTCTACAAGTTTGTCTCCTTCCCCGAGATCCTCAAGATGGACCCGCAGATGGTGGAGATGGGCCTGGCTTCCGGGAGGCTCCCCCCGCGGGAGGGCCAGCCCGCCGAcgtggacgaggaggaggaggaggtcgaGGACGAGGCCGACGAGTGCCGGAGGAGGGCGCGGGCGGcggccgctgccgccgccgccttggGGAGCCGCAACGACTACCTGCGCTCGGGCCTCTACTCCTCCTTCAGCGTGGCCTCGCTGCGCCACCGGCCCGAGCTGCTGCGGGCGCTGCGCCACCAGCCTCGCTCCGTCATCCGCTTCGGCGCCAACGCCGAAGCCTACGTCTCGGCCGCCGCGTCGCCGGGCCGCGAGcgggaggacgaggaggagcggGACTTGTCGGAGGCGAGCGCCCAGCCCCTCAACCTCTCGTCCGGCCGCAGGGAGCGAGGCCTGCCAccaccgccgcctcctccggaAAAGcgggccggcggcggcggaagctccgcctcctcgtcctccagTTGTAGCGAAGGAGACGGACCTCCAGCCAAAAGCAAAAAGCCAAAAGCTCTGGACATCTCAGCCCCCTCCCTGCTACTGGCGGCCAGCGACATTGGCTCCATCGCCCTCAACAGTCCGGCGCTGCCGTCCGGATCGCTCACGCCCGCCTTCTTCACGGCGCAG actccCTCCGGCCTGCTTCTGGCTCACAGTCCGCTCTTGTCCGGCATCCACTTCTGGAGCAGCCTGAGCCCCGTGGCCCCGCTCAGCCCCGCCCGGCTGCAGGGCCACGGCTCCTTGTTTCAG TTCCCCAGCCTAATCAACGGACACATGCCTCTCTCCCTGCCAAGCCTGGAAGGAACACCCTCCTCTTCGCCCCCCAGTACCCGCAAATCGTGA
- the ucmab gene encoding unique cartilage matrix-associated protein, translating into MWWTRGNFVALLAALLAALVALSFCPEADCAAAPGGGRGGGQAAVKDSQGPPRGIFMKGADASDFFRRRSRRAVKSPDELNAEQRQVLAADERRREFHEEKRNKFENYVEEVDDEQNERSRESTEQWREFHYDGMHPPYEYNRQSV; encoded by the exons ATGTGGTGGACTCGCGGGAACTTCGTGGCGCTCCTGGCGGCGCTCCTGGCGGCGCTCGTGGCGCTCTCCT TCTGCCCAGAGGCCGACTGCGCAGCCGCGCCCGGCGGCGGCCGTGGTGGCGGCCAGGCCGCCGTCAAGGATTCTCAAG GACCGCCGAGGGGGATTTTCATGAAGGGGGCGGACGCATCCGACTTCTTCAGACGACGCAGCAGGAGAGCGGTCAAGTCCCCCGATGAGCTCAACG CCGAGCAGAGGCAAGTTCTGGCCGCCGACGAGCGCAGGAGAGAGTTCCACGAGGAGAAGAGGAACAAGTTTGAGAACTACGTGGAAGAGGTGGATGACG AACAAAACGAGAGGAGCCGCGAGAGCACGGAGCAGTGGCGCGAGTTTCACTACGACGGGATGCACCCCCCTTACGAGTACAACCGCCAAAGCGTCTGA
- the LOC119124194 gene encoding calcium/calmodulin-dependent protein kinase type 1D-like encodes MAKENGESAAAAADGSWKKHVDDIKSVFDFKEVLGTGAFSEVVMAREKATGKMVAIKCIPKKALKGKEMSLENEIAVLRKIKHENIVALEDIYESSNHLYLIMQLVSGGELFDRIVEKGFYTEMDASRLIRQVLDAVNYLHSMGIVHRDLKPENLLYFSPHDESKIMISDFGLSKMEGPGDVMATACGTPGYVAPEVLAQKPYSKAVDCWSIGVIAYILLCGYPPFYDENDSKLFEQILKADYEFDAPYWDDISDSAKDFISRLMEKDPEKRFTCDQALEHPWIAGGTALCKNIHESVSRQMRKNFAKSKWRQAFNATAVIRHMRRLQLGTSFGGSSSVHGAASGPAGRAPTKSQSVDCAPLPVRDRPPAAAPPSSATAASPSGEELPSSARPSTVTVIRTGTK; translated from the exons ATGGCGAAAGAGAACGGCGagtccgccgccgccgccgccgacggCTCGTGGAAGAAACACGTCGACGACATCAAGAGTGTGTTCGACTTTAAAGAAGTCCTGGGAAC CGGCGCCTTCTCGGAGGTGGTGATGGCCCGGGAGAAGGCGACGGGGAAGATGGTCGCCATCAAGTGCATCCCCAAAAAAGCTCTCAAAGGGAAGGAGATGAGTCTGGAGAACGAGATTGCCGTGCTCAGGAA GATAAAGCACGAGAATATCGTGGCTCTGGAGGACATTTACGAGAGCTCCAACCACCTGTACCTCATCATGCAGCT GGTTTCCGGCGGCGAGCTCTTTGATCGCATCGTGGAGAAGGGCTTCTACACCGAAATGGACGCCAGTCGGCTCATCCGCCAAGTTTTGGATGCCGTCAACTACCTCCACTCCATGGGCATCGTGCACAGGGACCTCAAG CCCGAGAACCTGCTCTACTTTAGTCCCCACGACGAGTCCAAGATCATGATCAGCGACTTTGGGCTGTCCAAGATGGAGGGGCCGGGCGACGTGATGGCCACCGCCTGCGGCACTCCAGGTTACGTGG CGCCTGAGGTGTTGGCGCAGAAGCCCTACAGTAAAGCCGTGGACTGCTGGTCCATCGGGGTCATCGCTTACATTCT GCTGTGCGGCTACCCGCCCTTCTACGATGAAAACGACTCCAAGCTCTTTGAGCAGATCCTCAAGGCCGACTACGAGTTTGACGCGCCGTACTGGGACGACATCTCGGATTCCG CCAAAGACTTCATCAGCCGTCTGATGGAGAAGGACCCCGAGAAGCGCTTCACCTGCGACCAGGCTCTGGAGCATCCCTG GATCGCGGGAGGCACGGCCCTCTGCAAGAACATCCACGAGTCCGTCAGTCGGCAGATGCGCAAAAACTTTGCCAAAAGCAAATGGAGG CAAGCCTTCAATGCCACGGCGGTAATCCGCCACATGCGGCGCTTGCAGCTGGGCACCAGCttcggcggcagcagcagcgtcCACGGCGCCGCCTCGGGCCCCGCCGGCAGAGCGCCCACCAAGAGTCAGTCGGTGGACTGCGCCCCGCTCCCCGTCCGCGACA GACCTCCGGCGGCCGCCCCGCCCTCCTCCGCCACGGCGGCGTCTCCTTCGGGCGAAGAGCTGCCGTCGTCGGCGCGCCCCTCCACCGTCACGGTCATCCGCACGGGGACTAAATGA